In one Lolium rigidum isolate FL_2022 chromosome 3, APGP_CSIRO_Lrig_0.1, whole genome shotgun sequence genomic region, the following are encoded:
- the LOC124702426 gene encoding probable serine/threonine-protein kinase At1g54610 yields MGCVHGRPSAAPTPDRPPPQPKPDQPAPQEADKAAQPGPAPAAAAAVPEKPSRKERRSRSSRSVAEARLGGSFANRARGEQVAAGWPAWLSAVAGEAIDGWTPRRADSFEKIDKIGQGTYSNVYKARDTLSGKIVALKKVRFDNLEPESVRFMAREILILRRLDHPSVIKIDGLVTSRMSCSLYLVFEYMEHDLAGLVASPDIKFTEPQVKCYMNQLLSGLEHCHDRGVLHRDIKGSNLLLDNNGMLKIADFGLASFFDPSRKQPMTSRVVTLWYRPPELLLGATDYGVGVDLWSAGCILAELLAGRPIMPGRTEVEQLHKIFKLCGSPTEEYWKKSKLPHATIFKPQQPYKRRITDTFKDFPQSALRLIETLLAIDPADRLTASSALRSDFFTTEPYACEPSSLPTYPPTKEMDAKRRDEEARRSRAAGGKANGDGTNKARTRDRPRGVPAPEANAELQVNIDKRRLVSHANAKSKSEKFPPPHQDGAVGFPLGSSNQMDPLYEPPDPTSFSTVFAHEKSSVPTWSGPLVNSSAVGNQKRKHKSRSSKQPATARAR; encoded by the exons ATGGGCTGCGTCCAcggccgcccctccgccgcccctacacccgaccGACCGCCTCCCCAGCCCAAGCCCGACCAGCCTGCCCCGCAAGAGGCCGACAAGGCCGCCCAGCCTGgccctgccccggccgccgcagCGGCGGTGCCCGAGAAGCCGTCCCGGAAGGAGAGGCGCTCCCGGTCGTCGCGCTCAGTCGCCGAGGCCCGCCTCGGCGGCAGCTTCGCCAACAGGGCGCGCGGGGAGCAGGTCGCCGCCGGCTGGCCCGCCTGGCTCTCCGCCGTCGCTGGCGAGGCCATCGACGGCTGGACCCCGCGCCGGGCCGACTCATTCGAGAAGATCGACAAG ATCGGGCAGGGCACCTACAGCAACGTGTACAAGGCGCGGGACACCCTGAGCGGCAAGATCGTGGCGCTCAAGAAGGTGCGCTTCGACAACCTCGAGCCCGAGAGCGTCCGCTTCATGGCCCGCGAGATCCTCATCCTCCGCCGCCTCGACCACCCCAGCGTCATCAAGATCGACGGCCTCGTCACCTCCCGTATGTCCTGCAGCCTCTACCTCGTCTTCGAGTACATGGAGCACGACCTTGCGGGGCTCGTCGCCAGTCCAGATATCAAGTTCACCGAGCCACAG GTTAAGTGCTACATGAACCAGCTCTTGTCCGGTCTGGAGCACTGCCATGACCGCGGGGTGCTGCACCGCGATATCAAGGGCTCAAATCTGCTCTTGGATAACAATGGCATGTTGAAGATTGCAGATTTCGGTCTGGCCTCCTTTTTCGATCCCAGCCGTAAGCAGCCAATGACAAGCAGGGTTGTCACACTATGGTACCGCCCACCGGAGTTGCTTTTGGGCGCCACCGATTATGGTGTGGGTGTGGACCTATGGAGTGCAGGATGTATTCTTGCCGAATTGTTGGCTGGGAGGCCTATTATGCCAGGCCGAACCGAG GTGGAACAGCTGCACAAAATTTTTAAGCTGTGTGGCTCCCCCACAGAAGAATATTGGAAAAAGTCCAAGTTGCCTCATGCAACAATATTTAAGCCTCAGCAGCCATACAAAAGGCGAATAACAGATACATTCAAAGATTTTCCACAATCAGCACTGCGGTTGATTGAAACACTACTTGCAATTGATCCTGCTGATCGTTTAACAGCGTCCTCTGCATTAAGAAGTGAT TTCTTTACAACTGAACCTTATGCCTGTGAACCATCAAGTCTCCCAACATATCCCCCAACCAAAGAAATGGATGCAAAACGAAGAGATGAAGAAGCCAGACG TTCAAGAGCTGCTGGTGGTAAGGCTAATGGTGATGGAACAAACAAGGCAAGGACACGTGATCGACCTAGAGGTGTTCCAGCTCCAGAGGCAAATGCCGAGCTTCAAGTAAATATCGAT AAAAGAAGGTTAGTAAGTCATGCAAATGCGAAAAGCAAGAGCGAGAAGTTTCCTCCCCCACATCAGGATGGTGCGGTTGGTTTCCCTTTGGGCTCTTCAAATCAAATGGACCCACTATATGAACCCCCAGATCCAACTTCATTCAGCACTGTTTTTGCTCACGAGAAAAGCTCTGTGCCTACTTGGTCCGGGCCATTGGTCAATTCTTCCGCAGTTGGGAACCAAAAGCGGAAACACAAGTCCCGCTCATCAAAACAACCGGCGACTGCCCGTGCTCGGTGA